The proteins below are encoded in one region of Pelagibacterium flavum:
- a CDS encoding DUF4893 domain-containing protein, translating into MVTRILTIFIAAMLGMPALGQAPDTGGYAKSLFGRLYPEDQSLAKGWETGLQALLDELKDSSEDQETLDAIPEFERLIEAEHLAFSIEELDGSWRMRSLQATDYGAFIYQYFPARIYPEAQAMVFDKNSGSQRHRGLMAQLDAETVFFVGALYYGYEDPRIYSAMTPGEVTEEQREFDAVAEIYKIGDNHFLMAFAPSANRFRLYEIRK; encoded by the coding sequence ATGGTGACGCGCATCCTGACCATTTTCATAGCCGCCATGCTCGGCATGCCGGCGCTCGGGCAGGCCCCCGATACCGGGGGTTACGCCAAGTCACTGTTCGGGCGGCTATATCCTGAGGACCAATCACTTGCCAAAGGCTGGGAGACCGGACTTCAGGCGCTGCTCGATGAACTCAAGGACAGCTCAGAGGATCAGGAAACCCTTGATGCCATTCCTGAATTTGAACGTCTGATCGAAGCGGAGCATCTGGCGTTCTCGATCGAAGAGCTTGATGGTTCATGGCGGATGCGTTCGCTTCAGGCGACCGATTATGGCGCCTTTATCTATCAGTATTTCCCCGCACGGATTTATCCGGAAGCCCAAGCCATGGTCTTCGACAAGAACTCGGGCAGTCAGCGGCACCGGGGGCTTATGGCCCAACTCGACGCGGAAACCGTGTTCTTTGTTGGCGCCCTCTATTATGGCTATGAAGACCCGCGGATCTATTCTGCAATGACTCCGGGCGAGGTCACCGAGGAGCAGCGCGAGTTCGACGCCGTGGCCGAAATCTACAAGATCGGCGACAATCACTTCCTTATGGCATTTGCGCCGAGCGCAAATCGCTTTCGACTCTATGAAATCCGCAAATAG
- a CDS encoding DUF4886 domain-containing protein encodes MTIATRSLVGAMVLLASSSAFGQEIAAQPGASDVGLDAPRQILFVGNSYFYYNDSLHNHTSRMVGEGQGIDDLAYRSITISGGSLDMHPFGHYLTPDAIGYDEPFDVVILQGHSAAANSESRSERFRDAVVAADALIDESGAQTVLYMSHAYAEGHNSHDPEMTANLAALYTEVGAEVDALVIPVGLAFAKAYAERPDLELHMEFDHSHPNLAGTYLAAATTYATLYDASPVGLAYDYYGRLDGETAAFLQQIAADTVAEFQGTGS; translated from the coding sequence ATGACTATCGCTACCCGCTCCCTTGTTGGAGCCATGGTTCTGCTCGCCTCTAGTTCAGCTTTCGGCCAGGAAATCGCCGCTCAACCCGGCGCTTCCGACGTCGGACTGGATGCCCCCAGGCAAATCCTGTTCGTTGGCAATTCGTACTTCTATTACAATGACAGCCTGCACAACCATACCAGCCGAATGGTCGGAGAAGGCCAGGGGATCGATGATCTTGCCTATCGCTCCATCACCATTTCGGGCGGCTCGCTCGATATGCACCCGTTCGGCCATTACCTCACACCCGATGCAATCGGGTATGATGAGCCCTTCGACGTGGTAATCCTGCAGGGTCACAGCGCGGCGGCCAATTCGGAATCGCGCAGCGAACGCTTCCGTGACGCGGTTGTTGCAGCCGATGCGCTGATTGATGAAAGCGGCGCACAAACCGTGCTTTACATGAGCCACGCCTATGCCGAGGGGCACAACAGCCACGATCCGGAAATGACCGCCAATCTGGCCGCGCTCTATACCGAGGTCGGAGCAGAAGTCGATGCACTGGTGATCCCGGTGGGACTGGCATTTGCCAAGGCGTATGCGGAGCGGCCTGACCTCGAACTGCATATGGAGTTCGACCACAGCCACCCCAATCTGGCAGGCACCTACCTGGCGGCAGCAACGACCTATGCGACGCTTTATGATGCTTCGCCGGTCGGGCTGGCGTATGATTACTACGGGCGGCTGGATGGTGAGACCGCCGCTTTTCTGCAGCAGATTGCCGCGGATACGGTGGCGGAATTCCAAGGCACAGGTTCTTAA
- a CDS encoding Lrp/AsnC family transcriptional regulator translates to MTKINADRQLIALLRENGRMPVAEIARKLGISRSTAQSRLEKLERNGTIAGYVVKLSYDYLAGQIRAHLMVTVSPKLAPKVVRFLDDLIEVRTVHSVSGSFDMIVIVEAPSVAELDAVIDKIGALDGVERTMSSIILSTRIDR, encoded by the coding sequence ATGACGAAAATTAACGCCGATCGCCAACTGATCGCCCTGCTGCGCGAAAATGGCCGCATGCCGGTCGCCGAGATTGCAAGAAAGCTGGGAATTTCCAGGAGCACGGCCCAGTCGCGCCTCGAAAAGCTCGAGCGCAACGGCACCATTGCCGGCTATGTCGTAAAGCTCTCCTACGACTATCTGGCCGGCCAGATTCGCGCCCACCTGATGGTCACGGTCTCGCCCAAGCTCGCGCCCAAGGTCGTCAGGTTCCTCGATGATTTGATCGAAGTCCGCACCGTCCACTCGGTCTCGGGCAGCTTTGACATGATCGTCATCGTCGAAGCCCCCTCAGTCGCCGAACTCGATGCCGTCATCGACAAAATTGGTGCGCTCGACGGAGTCGAGCGCACCATGTCATCAATCATTCTCTCGACGCGGATCGACCGTTAA
- a CDS encoding saccharopine dehydrogenase family protein: MKEIVVIGAGRIGATIADMASQSGDYSVTVVDRSSNALAALDTDAKVKTARCEVADPGELEKILEGKFAVLSAAPYSLTTRIAEAAAAAKVHYLDLTEDVKSTRRVKEIAAKAETAFIPQCGLAPGFIAIAAMSLAKKFDTLDTVAMKVGALPQFPTNVLNYALTWSPEGVINEYCEPCEAIVDGKMAEIAPLEDIEQLTINGVDYEAFNTSGGLGSTPEKLLGKVRNLNYRTIRYPGHARIMKLLLNDLNLKDRRDLALDIFRHALTPTKQDMVVIRIDVTGTRVGKPAHEIFERTVLSGYVGKKERSAIQITTAAGICTVLDMLAAGDLAQKGFVAQEEIDLDAFLANRFGRAFAADQAARKVA, encoded by the coding sequence ATGAAAGAGATCGTTGTTATCGGTGCCGGACGCATTGGCGCAACCATCGCGGACATGGCCAGCCAAAGTGGCGACTATTCGGTGACGGTGGTGGACCGTTCCTCCAACGCGCTGGCGGCGCTCGATACGGATGCGAAGGTGAAGACGGCGCGCTGCGAAGTGGCCGACCCGGGGGAACTGGAAAAAATTCTGGAAGGGAAGTTCGCTGTCCTATCAGCGGCTCCCTACTCGCTGACCACGCGGATCGCCGAAGCCGCCGCGGCGGCAAAAGTCCATTATCTCGATCTGACCGAAGACGTGAAATCGACCCGGCGGGTCAAGGAGATCGCGGCGAAGGCGGAAACGGCGTTCATCCCTCAATGTGGGCTGGCGCCGGGGTTCATTGCCATTGCAGCGATGAGCCTGGCGAAAAAGTTCGATACGCTCGATACTGTCGCCATGAAGGTGGGGGCGCTGCCCCAGTTTCCGACCAATGTGCTCAATTACGCGCTGACCTGGTCGCCTGAGGGGGTGATCAACGAATATTGCGAGCCGTGCGAAGCGATCGTTGACGGGAAGATGGCCGAAATCGCGCCGCTCGAGGATATCGAGCAGCTGACCATCAACGGGGTGGATTACGAAGCGTTCAACACCTCGGGCGGACTGGGTTCGACGCCGGAAAAACTGCTGGGCAAGGTCAGAAATCTCAACTATCGCACCATCCGGTATCCCGGCCATGCGCGCATCATGAAGCTGCTGCTCAACGACCTGAATCTCAAAGACCGGCGCGATCTGGCGCTGGACATTTTTCGCCACGCGCTGACCCCGACCAAGCAGGACATGGTGGTGATCCGGATCGATGTGACTGGCACCAGGGTCGGCAAGCCGGCGCACGAGATCTTCGAACGCACGGTGCTTTCAGGCTATGTGGGCAAGAAAGAACGCTCGGCCATCCAGATCACCACGGCTGCGGGCATCTGTACGGTGCTCGACATGCTGGCGGCGGGCGATCTGGCGCAGAAGGGGTTCGTGGCGCAGGAAGAGATAGACCTCGATGCGTTTCTGGCAAACCGGTTCGGTCGGGCGTTTGCGGCGGATCAGGCGGCGCGGAAGGTCGCTTAG
- a CDS encoding class I SAM-dependent methyltransferase, giving the protein MKPPEPTAPAFGAGHAGTYAACAPRKVPGFDGLHAMTSQLLAERVPQDGKIVVLGAGGGLELKALAERHPGWTFDGVDPSADMLAAARETIGAHAARVHLHHGYIEEAPDGPFEGAVCLLTFHFIPRENRLETLRQIRRRLVPGAPFVLAHISFAQIEPERSQWIARHIAFGGGDPQNQAARASIATSLFILSPQEDEAMLEEAGFTDITLFYAGLSFRGWACYA; this is encoded by the coding sequence ATGAAGCCACCCGAACCCACGGCCCCCGCTTTCGGCGCCGGCCATGCTGGCACCTATGCGGCCTGCGCGCCCCGCAAGGTGCCCGGTTTCGATGGCCTGCACGCCATGACGTCCCAGCTTCTGGCCGAGCGCGTGCCGCAGGACGGAAAAATTGTCGTGCTCGGGGCCGGTGGCGGGCTGGAGCTTAAAGCGCTGGCCGAACGTCACCCCGGTTGGACGTTCGATGGCGTCGACCCATCAGCCGATATGCTGGCGGCCGCCCGGGAGACCATCGGCGCCCATGCGGCCCGCGTCCACCTGCACCACGGCTATATCGAGGAGGCCCCTGATGGCCCGTTCGAAGGCGCCGTGTGCCTACTGACCTTCCACTTTATCCCACGCGAAAACCGGCTTGAAACGCTCCGCCAGATCCGCCGCCGCCTGGTGCCCGGCGCGCCTTTTGTCCTCGCCCATATCAGCTTTGCCCAGATCGAGCCCGAGCGCAGCCAATGGATCGCTCGCCACATCGCCTTCGGTGGCGGCGATCCACAAAACCAAGCCGCCCGCGCCTCCATCGCCACAAGCCTCTTCATCCTCTCACCGCAAGAGGACGAGGCCATGCTGGAAGAGGCCGGATTTACCGATATCACCCTCTTTTATGCCGGCCTGAGTTTCCGCGGTTGGGCGTGCTACGCCTGA
- a CDS encoding Hsp70 family protein produces the protein MSSLYCGVDFGTTNSTIGVVQPDGAPVLIPVEGDEVTLPSALFFSFEDQSTHFGRSAVHEYMDGAEGRFMRALKSVLGTQLMEETTQIGRERIGFEGLIGRFLSHLRDRLTAHTGAMPEHVVLGRPVYFVDGDQSADRAAQNQLEAAARGVGFSHVEFQFEPVAAALHFERTLEAEALALVVDIGGGTSDFSVLRLSPERRASADRRQDILSTTGVHVGGTDFDRQLNIFKVMPEMGSGTMTRDGKREMPRWYFHDMATWHKINQLYRPEILRDIRELQREAEEPEKLERFRHLLVHRSGHRLAGQVEKAKIALTDTPMVDITLDEPGLSLAIATTRAEFEAASAGLTEKIGAVLDDALMAAGVNAEAIETVILTGGGAQVRQVRALVDTRFAHAHIAQSDRFGAVGLGLAVDAARRFA, from the coding sequence ATGTCATCGCTTTATTGTGGCGTCGATTTCGGCACCACCAATTCCACTATCGGTGTGGTCCAGCCCGATGGCGCGCCGGTGCTGATTCCGGTCGAGGGGGATGAGGTAACGTTGCCTTCGGCGCTGTTTTTCAGTTTCGAGGACCAGAGCACCCATTTCGGGCGGTCGGCGGTGCATGAATATATGGACGGGGCCGAAGGGCGGTTCATGCGGGCGCTCAAATCGGTGCTGGGAACCCAGTTGATGGAGGAGACGACCCAGATCGGTCGCGAGCGGATCGGGTTTGAGGGGTTGATCGGGCGGTTTTTGAGCCATTTGCGCGACAGGCTGACCGCGCACACCGGGGCGATGCCCGAGCATGTGGTTCTGGGGCGGCCAGTTTATTTCGTCGACGGAGACCAAAGCGCCGACCGGGCAGCGCAGAACCAGCTGGAAGCCGCGGCACGCGGCGTTGGATTTTCCCATGTCGAATTTCAGTTCGAGCCGGTAGCGGCGGCGCTACATTTCGAGCGCACGCTGGAGGCCGAAGCGCTGGCGCTGGTTGTCGATATCGGGGGCGGCACATCGGACTTTTCGGTGCTCAGGCTTTCGCCGGAACGCCGGGCCAGCGCCGACCGGCGACAGGACATCTTGAGCACGACGGGCGTGCATGTGGGCGGCACCGATTTCGACCGTCAGCTCAACATTTTCAAGGTGATGCCCGAAATGGGGAGCGGAACCATGACGCGCGACGGCAAGCGGGAGATGCCGCGCTGGTATTTTCACGACATGGCGACCTGGCATAAGATCAACCAGCTCTATCGCCCGGAGATTTTGCGCGACATCCGCGAATTGCAGCGCGAAGCGGAGGAACCGGAAAAGCTTGAGCGGTTCAGGCACCTCCTCGTCCACCGCTCGGGACACCGGCTGGCCGGGCAGGTGGAAAAGGCAAAGATTGCGCTGACCGATACGCCGATGGTCGATATCACGCTTGATGAGCCGGGGCTGTCGCTGGCCATTGCCACGACGCGGGCGGAATTCGAAGCAGCGAGCGCGGGGCTGACCGAAAAGATCGGGGCAGTGCTGGACGATGCGCTCATGGCAGCGGGTGTAAACGCGGAGGCGATCGAAACGGTGATCCTGACCGGCGGCGGCGCCCAGGTGCGCCAGGTGCGGGCGCTGGTCGATACGCGCTTTGCCCATGCGCACATCGCACAATCGGACCGGTTCGGCGCCGTGGGGCTGGGGCTGGCGGTGGACGCAGCGCGGCGGTTTGCGTGA
- a CDS encoding DUF72 domain-containing protein encodes MAVGRIFIGVGGWTFEPWRGTYYPEKLTQKRELEHMGSTMTGVEVNGTFYGSQKPESFRKWHDEVPENFMFTLKGTRYATNKKVLAEAGESVNRFTSSGIVELKDKLGPINWQLAATKKFDPADFGAFLKLLPATQDNRALRHAVEARHESFANAEAVALAREAGVALITGADAEYSVIADPTADFVYLRLQGTSEDNEKGYSEKALDAWADRIVTYAKGGVPDDLPSFGPAPTEKPRDVFAFVISGFKEKNPAAAMALIERAKKRAG; translated from the coding sequence ATGGCTGTGGGCAGGATTTTCATTGGCGTGGGCGGCTGGACGTTCGAGCCTTGGCGCGGCACCTATTACCCCGAAAAACTCACCCAGAAGCGCGAGCTCGAACACATGGGCTCGACCATGACCGGGGTCGAGGTCAACGGCACCTTCTATGGTTCCCAAAAGCCCGAAAGCTTCCGCAAATGGCACGACGAAGTGCCCGAAAATTTCATGTTCACATTGAAGGGCACCCGCTACGCGACCAACAAGAAGGTGCTGGCCGAGGCCGGCGAATCGGTCAACCGTTTCACCTCGTCGGGCATCGTCGAACTCAAGGACAAGCTCGGCCCCATCAACTGGCAGCTCGCCGCCACCAAGAAGTTCGATCCCGCCGATTTCGGCGCATTTTTGAAACTCCTGCCCGCCACTCAGGACAACAGGGCCCTCCGTCACGCCGTGGAGGCCCGCCACGAAAGTTTTGCCAATGCCGAGGCTGTCGCCCTGGCCCGCGAGGCCGGCGTGGCGCTGATCACCGGCGCCGATGCCGAATATTCGGTGATCGCCGACCCCACTGCCGATTTCGTCTATCTGCGCCTCCAGGGCACCTCCGAGGACAACGAAAAAGGCTATTCGGAAAAAGCCCTCGACGCCTGGGCCGACCGCATCGTCACCTATGCCAAAGGCGGCGTCCCCGACGATCTTCCCAGCTTCGGCCCTGCACCAACCGAAAAGCCTCGCGACGTCTTCGCCTTCGTGATTTCCGGCTTCAAGGAAAAAAACCCCGCCGCCGCAATGGCGCTGATCGAAAGGGCGAAAAAGCGCGCCGGCTGA
- a CDS encoding mechanosensitive ion channel domain-containing protein: protein MPLFILPRLFRFVAVIVIGLGLCLPAMAQDEATDTGSESPQEALSQLIEVLRDDAARDALIAELEAGLEGSATSDGATESTEGGEGNELQSIGGQISDVTLSAVENTMASLGQLWRQLTATPEIFAALSLSELNALWAILANVAALVVLTYGGLFLMRRLVRIPRERLRALFNSGGWIAKPVALVLEFMLDVLAAAIPYAVGYGIAAVFLGEAGVIRLEHALYLNAFLMVEIVMAIILTIVSPNLPEQRLVHLSDGEAKSVMGWSRFIISLFVFGQMMVLPLIAASVSFAAGRAISVVLLLLTLIAMAVAVMVARQPVKHKLMAMIENKEAQRGLGLPIRNWHIFALIYLAVLAVIALTRTSVQFQAYVWDNVQVVIAIMIGVVILNLIKRSARKGFNLPEGLRRRSPELQRQLHKIVPAVLKVARFIIIGSIVIFCLHKLGFFNFVDFIEGEFGARVAGSAVTILIILSVAVLAWVGLNTWMDSQVNPELAPGATARKRTLFALLRNALTIALIVITLMFVLSEVGINIAPLLASAGVLGLAIGFGAQKLVQDIITGIFIQLEGAIDVGDVVSVGGISGVVERLTIRSVSLRDIEGSYHIIPFSSVDTVTNFMRGFSYAVIDMGVGYRENVEEARQAMLDAFEELRADPEYTSAIIDDFEWMGVNAFGASEVVLRARIKTLPGKQWGIKRAYNAIVKRIFDARDIEIPFPHQTLYFGVGKDGKAPPMHMVREDEPADDTATAKPAKTLEAKPKRRRREDEIAGKDMPDVDEGPEDEN, encoded by the coding sequence ATGCCGCTTTTTATCCTCCCCCGCCTGTTCCGGTTCGTTGCTGTCATAGTCATTGGTCTGGGGCTTTGCCTGCCAGCGATGGCGCAGGACGAGGCCACCGACACCGGCAGCGAAAGCCCACAGGAGGCACTGAGCCAGCTGATCGAGGTGCTGCGCGACGATGCAGCGCGCGATGCACTGATTGCCGAACTGGAAGCGGGGCTCGAAGGCAGCGCGACGAGTGATGGCGCCACCGAATCGACCGAGGGCGGCGAGGGCAATGAATTGCAGTCGATCGGCGGTCAGATTTCCGACGTCACCCTATCTGCGGTCGAGAACACCATGGCCTCGCTGGGTCAGCTGTGGCGGCAGCTGACCGCCACGCCGGAAATCTTTGCGGCACTTTCGCTTTCGGAGCTCAATGCGCTGTGGGCCATTCTGGCCAATGTCGCCGCTCTGGTGGTTCTGACCTATGGCGGACTGTTTTTGATGCGTCGGCTGGTGCGCATTCCGCGCGAGCGGCTGCGGGCGCTGTTCAATTCAGGCGGCTGGATCGCCAAGCCGGTGGCGCTGGTTCTCGAATTCATGCTCGACGTGCTGGCGGCGGCCATTCCCTATGCCGTGGGCTATGGCATCGCGGCGGTGTTTCTAGGCGAGGCCGGGGTAATCCGGCTCGAGCATGCGCTCTATCTCAATGCGTTCCTGATGGTCGAAATCGTGATGGCGATCATCCTGACCATTGTTTCGCCCAACCTGCCCGAGCAGCGGCTCGTGCATCTGTCGGACGGCGAGGCGAAATCGGTGATGGGGTGGTCGCGGTTCATCATCTCGCTGTTCGTTTTCGGGCAGATGATGGTGCTGCCGCTTATAGCCGCCAGCGTTTCGTTTGCAGCGGGGCGGGCCATTTCGGTTGTCCTTTTGCTTTTGACGCTGATTGCCATGGCAGTGGCGGTGATGGTGGCGCGCCAGCCGGTCAAACACAAGCTGATGGCGATGATCGAGAACAAGGAGGCGCAGCGCGGGTTGGGCCTGCCGATCCGCAACTGGCACATCTTTGCGCTGATCTACCTGGCCGTTCTGGCGGTGATCGCTCTGACACGGACCAGCGTCCAGTTTCAGGCCTATGTCTGGGACAATGTGCAGGTGGTGATCGCCATCATGATCGGGGTGGTGATTCTCAATCTCATCAAGCGCAGCGCCCGCAAGGGGTTTAACCTGCCCGAAGGCCTGCGCAGGCGTTCGCCCGAGCTGCAGCGGCAATTGCACAAGATCGTGCCCGCCGTGCTCAAGGTGGCGCGGTTCATCATTATCGGCTCGATCGTGATCTTCTGCCTGCACAAGCTGGGCTTTTTCAACTTTGTCGACTTTATTGAAGGCGAGTTCGGGGCGCGGGTGGCCGGATCGGCGGTGACGATCCTTATCATACTGAGTGTCGCGGTCCTTGCCTGGGTGGGGCTCAACACCTGGATGGACAGCCAGGTCAATCCCGAACTGGCGCCGGGCGCCACGGCGCGCAAGCGGACGCTGTTTGCTCTGTTGCGCAATGCGTTGACCATTGCTCTCATCGTCATCACGCTGATGTTCGTTCTGTCTGAAGTCGGCATCAATATTGCCCCGCTTCTGGCCTCGGCCGGTGTTCTGGGCCTCGCCATCGGTTTCGGGGCGCAAAAGCTGGTGCAGGACATCATCACTGGCATCTTCATCCAGCTTGAAGGGGCTATCGATGTGGGTGACGTTGTATCGGTTGGCGGAATTTCAGGTGTCGTCGAGCGGTTGACCATCCGCTCGGTCTCGCTGCGCGACATCGAGGGCTCCTATCACATCATTCCGTTTTCCTCGGTCGATACGGTCACCAATTTCATGCGCGGCTTTTCCTATGCGGTCATCGACATGGGAGTGGGCTATCGCGAGAATGTCGAAGAAGCCCGCCAGGCCATGCTTGATGCGTTCGAAGAATTGCGGGCCGATCCCGAATATACGAGTGCGATCATCGACGATTTCGAATGGATGGGCGTCAATGCGTTCGGGGCGAGCGAAGTGGTGCTGCGGGCCCGCATCAAGACGCTGCCCGGCAAGCAATGGGGCATCAAGCGGGCCTACAACGCCATCGTGAAGCGGATATTTGACGCGCGCGACATCGAAATCCCCTTCCCACACCAGACTTTGTATTTCGGCGTGGGCAAGGACGGCAAGGCACCGCCCATGCATATGGTTCGCGAGGACGAGCCAGCCGACGATACGGCGACGGCGAAACCGGCCAAAACGCTGGAGGCCAAGCCAAAGCGCCGGCGGCGCGAGGACGAAATCGCGGGTAAGGATATGCCCGATGTCGATGAGGGCCCAGAGGACGAGAACTGA
- a CDS encoding HAD family hydrolase has translation MSPLSHPFDAVIFDMDGTLLDTEAVFKAIVYEVCTEMGFEMTDLVHGRMVGSSHEATAALLLENFGAHFPYEMFDDKCRASMKIRMADAVPVKPGAVELVTALRELDIPLAVATSSRANHALGHLEAAGVIGFFDTIVTRDDVINPKPHPEPYLTAARRLKVDPVHCVAFEDSVSGVRAAHAAGMRTVMVPDLVAPSDDVAALCVAVLESMAHAHEHLVSAPRSANGFQEHLQVKSRG, from the coding sequence ATGTCTCCGCTCTCCCATCCCTTCGATGCCGTCATCTTCGATATGGACGGAACGCTGCTCGATACCGAAGCGGTGTTCAAGGCCATTGTCTATGAGGTTTGCACGGAGATGGGGTTCGAAATGACCGACCTCGTTCACGGGCGCATGGTGGGATCTTCGCACGAGGCGACAGCCGCGCTGCTACTGGAAAATTTCGGCGCGCATTTCCCCTATGAGATGTTCGACGACAAATGCCGGGCTTCCATGAAAATCCGGATGGCGGATGCCGTGCCGGTCAAGCCCGGCGCTGTGGAACTGGTCACGGCGCTGCGTGAGCTCGATATTCCGCTGGCGGTTGCGACCTCGTCGCGGGCCAATCATGCACTGGGCCATCTCGAAGCGGCGGGGGTGATCGGGTTTTTCGACACCATCGTTACCCGCGACGACGTCATCAACCCAAAGCCGCACCCCGAACCCTACCTGACGGCAGCGCGGCGGCTCAAGGTCGATCCGGTTCATTGCGTGGCGTTCGAAGATTCGGTGTCGGGGGTTAGGGCGGCGCATGCTGCGGGTATGCGCACCGTAATGGTGCCCGATCTGGTTGCGCCGTCCGATGACGTCGCGGCGCTGTGCGTGGCGGTGCTCGAGAGCATGGCCCACGCCCATGAGCACTTGGTTTCAGCGCCCCGTTCTGCAAATGGCTTTCAGGAGCATTTGCAAGTAAAATCAAGAGGATAG
- a CDS encoding cation diffusion facilitator family transporter has translation MSQVLKLAIGSIVVALGVLALKLWAAQITGSVALLSDALESIVNLATAVAALVAVRLAARPADSKMPFGYYKAEYFSAVLEGVFIVVAALLIFHQAWQGFMAPTPLDAPFEGIAISMVATAINWGWSVVLVRQGRKLQSPALEADGHHLWTDVVSSLGVAVGLVLVVVSEQPLLDAALAVLVGLNILWSGSKLLAHSVGGLMDVSAGPERLDAIRQTIADNADGAIEAHDVRAREAGKAVFIDFHLVVPAAMSVKDAHDICDRIEVALKNTDSGAIITIHVEPEHKAKHSGIVVL, from the coding sequence ATGTCACAGGTCCTCAAACTCGCCATCGGAAGTATCGTCGTCGCGCTGGGCGTTCTGGCGCTGAAATTGTGGGCGGCTCAGATCACCGGGTCGGTGGCGTTGCTCTCGGATGCGCTGGAATCGATTGTCAATCTGGCGACAGCGGTGGCGGCGCTGGTCGCCGTGCGCCTTGCGGCCCGGCCTGCCGATTCCAAAATGCCCTTCGGCTACTACAAGGCGGAATATTTTTCCGCGGTGCTCGAGGGCGTGTTCATCGTCGTTGCGGCGCTGCTGATCTTTCATCAGGCCTGGCAGGGATTCATGGCCCCCACCCCGCTTGATGCTCCGTTCGAGGGCATCGCCATTTCCATGGTAGCGACGGCGATCAACTGGGGCTGGAGCGTGGTTCTGGTGCGGCAAGGGCGCAAGCTGCAATCGCCGGCGCTCGAAGCCGACGGGCACCATCTTTGGACCGACGTGGTCTCTTCGCTCGGCGTCGCCGTGGGGCTGGTTCTGGTGGTGGTGAGCGAACAGCCCCTGCTCGATGCGGCTCTGGCGGTGCTGGTGGGGCTCAATATCCTGTGGTCGGGCTCAAAGCTCCTGGCGCACAGTGTAGGCGGGCTGATGGATGTTTCGGCGGGGCCCGAACGGCTCGACGCCATCCGCCAGACCATCGCCGACAACGCCGACGGGGCCATCGAGGCCCATGACGTGCGGGCCCGTGAGGCGGGCAAGGCGGTGTTCATCGATTTCCATCTTGTGGTGCCCGCTGCAATGAGCGTCAAGGACGCCCACGACATCTGCGACCGGATCGAGGTGGCGCTCAAAAACACCGATTCCGGCGCCATAATCACCATCCACGTGGAGCCCGAGCACAAGGCCAAGCACTCCGGGATCGTCGTGCTGTGA
- a CDS encoding cell wall hydrolase codes for MAGDLARGKHAILKRVTGAVLGLVSLFPAYAEEAVLTADLLSEYVSQGYVSTAERKQFAAAEIECLAQAIYHESRGEPDRGQWAVASVILNRVDSRTYPDTVCGVVFQNAHMVNRCQFSFACDGRPDDGGHGNIIDRESWVQSNIMALIAYRKSLEGKRPEDGLTTAMHFHTTTVSPSWASAYTQVAAIGNHIFY; via the coding sequence ATGGCTGGCGATTTGGCGCGGGGCAAGCACGCCATCTTGAAGCGGGTGACAGGGGCCGTTCTCGGTCTGGTGAGCCTGTTTCCGGCATATGCTGAAGAAGCGGTTCTGACCGCTGATCTGCTCAGCGAATACGTTTCCCAGGGCTATGTGAGCACCGCCGAGCGCAAGCAGTTTGCGGCTGCGGAAATCGAGTGCCTTGCCCAGGCGATCTACCATGAATCGCGTGGCGAACCCGATCGCGGCCAATGGGCCGTTGCATCGGTGATCCTCAACAGGGTCGACAGCCGCACCTATCCCGATACCGTTTGCGGCGTGGTGTTCCAGAATGCCCATATGGTCAATCGCTGCCAGTTTTCCTTTGCCTGCGACGGTCGCCCTGATGATGGCGGGCACGGCAATATCATTGATCGGGAAAGCTGGGTTCAATCCAACATCATGGCGCTGATCGCCTATCGCAAATCGCTCGAGGGCAAGCGGCCTGAGGACGGGCTGACCACGGCGATGCACTTCCACACCACCACGGTTTCGCCCTCCTGGGCCTCGGCCTATACGCAGGTCGCCGCGATCGGCAATCACATCTTTTATTGA